A single Nocardioides bizhenqiangii DNA region contains:
- a CDS encoding aldehyde dehydrogenase family protein yields MSAAAEQLVTRLRTTFESGRTRDLDWRRDQLRALSRMLTDNEDAFLGALADDLGKPRFEAWAGDLAASASEADHLRKHLGNWAKESSARLPLAFRPGRASVQHQPRGVVLVVAPWNYPVYLLAMPLAAALAAGNAVVCKPSELAPATSALLSRLAGDYLDPDAIAFVEGGVEETTALLEQRFDHILYTGNGAVGRIVAEAAARHLTPTTLELGGKSPAIVDKDANLKQAASRIAFAKWSNAGQTCIAADHAWVHHEVHDEFVDRLATEVRERYGDDPRQSPDFGRIVNERHAARVAGLLDGGGYDEMPVGGTVDIEARYVAPTVLTGVKPDAAVMGEEIFGPVLPVLGFDDISEPITHINRGDHPLALYVFSKTNADRVLAETTSGGACVNDTMLQVFPPSLPFGGVGASGYGAYHGKWGFETFSHRRAVYRRPSFFVEPALAKAPYTAFKERLARFVY; encoded by the coding sequence GTGTCTGCAGCCGCCGAGCAGCTGGTCACCCGGCTCCGTACGACGTTCGAGTCCGGGCGGACCCGCGACCTGGACTGGCGCCGCGACCAGCTCCGCGCGCTGTCGCGGATGCTCACGGACAACGAGGACGCGTTCCTCGGCGCGCTCGCCGACGACCTGGGCAAGCCCCGGTTCGAGGCCTGGGCCGGCGACCTCGCGGCGTCCGCGAGCGAGGCCGACCACCTGCGCAAGCACCTGGGCAACTGGGCGAAGGAGTCGTCGGCGCGACTGCCGTTGGCCTTCCGGCCCGGCCGGGCGAGCGTGCAGCACCAGCCCCGAGGCGTCGTACTCGTCGTCGCACCGTGGAACTACCCGGTCTACCTGCTGGCGATGCCGCTCGCCGCCGCTCTGGCCGCCGGCAACGCCGTCGTGTGCAAGCCGTCGGAGCTGGCGCCGGCGACGTCGGCCCTCCTCAGCCGGCTCGCCGGCGACTACCTCGACCCGGATGCGATCGCGTTCGTCGAGGGTGGAGTCGAGGAGACGACCGCCCTGCTGGAGCAGCGGTTCGACCACATCCTCTACACCGGCAACGGCGCAGTCGGCCGGATCGTCGCCGAGGCCGCCGCCCGCCACCTGACGCCGACCACACTGGAGCTCGGCGGCAAGAGTCCGGCCATCGTCGACAAGGACGCCAACCTCAAGCAGGCCGCCAGCCGGATCGCGTTCGCCAAGTGGTCCAACGCAGGTCAGACCTGCATCGCCGCCGACCACGCCTGGGTCCACCACGAGGTGCACGACGAGTTCGTCGACCGGCTGGCCACCGAGGTCCGCGAGCGGTACGGCGACGACCCGCGGCAGAGCCCCGACTTCGGGCGGATCGTCAACGAGCGGCACGCCGCTCGGGTCGCCGGACTGCTCGACGGCGGCGGCTACGACGAAATGCCGGTCGGCGGCACGGTCGACATCGAGGCGCGGTACGTCGCACCGACCGTGCTCACCGGGGTCAAGCCCGACGCGGCCGTGATGGGCGAGGAGATCTTCGGACCCGTGCTCCCGGTCCTCGGGTTCGACGACATCAGCGAGCCGATCACGCACATCAACCGCGGCGACCACCCGCTGGCGCTCTACGTCTTCTCGAAGACGAACGCCGACCGGGTGCTGGCCGAGACGACGTCGGGCGGTGCGTGCGTGAACGACACGATGCTGCAGGTCTTCCCGCCCAGCCTGCCGTTCGGTGGTGTCGGCGCGAGCGGCTACGGCGCCTACCACGGCAAGTGGGGCTTCGAGACGTTCAGCCATCGCCGCGCGGTCTATCGCCGGCCCTCGTTCTTCGTCGAGCCCGCGCTCGCGAAGGCGCCGTACACCGCATTCAAGGAACGTCTCGCCCGCTTCGTCTACTGA
- a CDS encoding SDR family oxidoreductase has product MSHRLAGRVIAITGAGRGIGAATATALAKEGARVAIGDIDLDIAKATAERIGGETLALPLDVTSTESVADFIDTVESTLGPVDVYINNAGVMPLSALLDEDDATIDRIFAINTRAVIHGTREAARRMLPRGRGHIVNVASTAGKAGIAGSATYSASKAAVIQYTEGAYAELHPQGLDFSVVMPGITRTELTAGVEDMPAFRAITPESVADAIVEAVVKPRFEVYVPRSARPLLNVTRMLPFGVGQWIGTKMGADHIFLDALARPERASYEARATGKTEQ; this is encoded by the coding sequence ATGAGCCACCGACTTGCCGGACGCGTCATCGCCATCACCGGCGCGGGACGAGGCATCGGCGCCGCCACCGCCACGGCGCTGGCGAAGGAAGGGGCGCGGGTCGCGATCGGCGACATCGACCTCGACATCGCGAAGGCGACCGCGGAGCGGATCGGCGGCGAGACCCTCGCGCTGCCTCTCGACGTCACGTCGACCGAGAGCGTCGCGGACTTCATCGACACCGTCGAGTCGACGCTCGGCCCGGTCGACGTGTACATCAACAATGCCGGCGTGATGCCGCTCTCGGCCCTCCTCGACGAGGACGACGCGACCATCGACCGCATCTTTGCGATCAACACGCGCGCGGTGATCCACGGCACCCGGGAGGCCGCGCGGCGGATGCTGCCCCGCGGTCGCGGCCACATCGTCAACGTCGCGTCGACCGCGGGCAAGGCCGGCATCGCCGGCAGCGCGACCTACAGCGCGTCGAAGGCCGCGGTCATCCAGTACACCGAGGGGGCGTACGCCGAGCTGCACCCGCAGGGCCTCGACTTCTCGGTCGTCATGCCGGGGATCACCCGCACCGAGCTGACTGCCGGCGTGGAGGACATGCCGGCCTTCCGGGCCATCACACCCGAGTCGGTGGCCGACGCGATCGTCGAGGCCGTCGTGAAGCCCCGGTTCGAGGTCTACGTCCCGCGCTCTGCCCGGCCGCTGCTCAACGTCACCCGGATGCTCCCGTTCGGTGTCGGGCAGTGGATCGGCACGAAGATGGGGGCGGACCACATCTTCCTGGACGCGCTGGCCCGGCCGGAGCGGGCGTCGTACGAAGCCCGGGCGACGGGGAAGACCGAGCAATGA
- a CDS encoding cytochrome P450: protein MRKPTLLHFPGDRLLTAAGDRIGTAPVALAEPPPGSDLKPVMGEVGLPVVGKTLEMIRDGWDSTPEMHAKYGDVFWIRAFGTKVAMAIGPDAVQEVLQNKGKFYSQSGWEYFIGPFFTRGLMLLDGQEHLLHRRIMQEAFTRPRLEAYQGRIEGIIARTVPGWPTDEPMLMYPAVKSLSLDVATEIFMGTEPNDETHGLTQAFIDAVRAGTGLIRTEVPLLRTRWNRGLAGRRQLDAYFRSQIPAKRASDDDDLFAALCHVETDDGMKFTDDDIVNHMIFLMMAAHDTSTITATGMTYYFAKYPEWQDKARAESLALGTATPTIDELESLTTLDLVFKEAMRLVAPVPALVRRATEDTELAGCFVPKGTIVVVGPGAVHTVGDHWVNVHEFDPLRYAEPRSEHKAHRYGYIPFGGGAHKCIGMAFGTNEVKALLHTMLTTYEFEIPADYEIEWDHTSLVMPTDDFPVTLRPLSRA, encoded by the coding sequence ATGAGGAAGCCGACGCTCCTCCACTTCCCCGGCGACCGGCTGCTGACGGCGGCCGGGGACCGGATCGGCACCGCACCGGTAGCGCTCGCCGAGCCGCCACCCGGGAGCGACCTGAAGCCGGTGATGGGCGAGGTGGGGCTGCCGGTCGTCGGCAAGACCTTGGAGATGATCCGCGACGGCTGGGACTCCACGCCCGAGATGCACGCGAAGTACGGCGACGTGTTCTGGATCCGCGCCTTCGGCACCAAGGTCGCGATGGCGATCGGGCCGGACGCCGTGCAGGAGGTCCTCCAGAACAAGGGCAAGTTCTATTCGCAGTCCGGGTGGGAGTACTTCATCGGCCCGTTCTTCACCCGGGGCCTGATGCTCCTCGACGGCCAGGAGCACCTGCTGCACCGGCGGATCATGCAGGAGGCGTTCACCCGCCCCCGTCTCGAGGCCTACCAGGGCCGGATCGAGGGAATCATCGCGCGGACCGTCCCCGGCTGGCCGACCGACGAACCCATGCTGATGTATCCGGCGGTCAAGTCCCTGTCGCTGGATGTCGCCACCGAGATCTTCATGGGCACCGAGCCGAACGACGAGACGCACGGGCTGACCCAGGCGTTCATCGACGCCGTGCGGGCCGGCACCGGCCTGATCAGGACCGAGGTCCCGCTGCTGCGCACCCGGTGGAACAGGGGTCTTGCCGGACGTCGTCAGCTCGACGCCTACTTCCGCTCGCAGATCCCCGCCAAGCGGGCGTCGGACGACGACGACCTGTTCGCCGCGCTGTGCCACGTCGAGACCGACGACGGGATGAAGTTCACCGACGACGACATCGTCAACCACATGATCTTCCTGATGATGGCGGCGCACGACACGTCGACCATCACCGCGACCGGGATGACCTACTACTTCGCGAAGTACCCGGAGTGGCAGGACAAGGCCCGGGCCGAGTCGCTCGCGTTGGGGACGGCGACCCCGACGATCGACGAGCTCGAGAGCCTGACCACCCTGGACCTGGTGTTCAAGGAGGCCATGCGCCTGGTCGCCCCGGTTCCGGCTCTCGTCCGGCGGGCCACCGAGGACACCGAGCTCGCCGGCTGCTTCGTCCCGAAGGGCACGATCGTGGTGGTCGGACCGGGGGCGGTCCACACCGTCGGGGACCACTGGGTCAACGTCCACGAGTTCGATCCGCTCCGTTACGCCGAGCCGCGCAGCGAGCACAAGGCACACCGCTACGGCTACATCCCCTTCGGCGGCGGCGCGCACAAGTGCATCGGGATGGCCTTCGGCACCAACGAGGTCAAGGCCCTGCTGCACACGATGCTGACGACGTACGAGTTCGAGATCCCCGCGGACTACGAGATCGAGTGGGACCACACCTCCCTCGTCATGCCGACCGACGACTTCCCCGTCACCCTCCGGCCGTTGAGTCGCGCGTGA